In Marinibacterium anthonyi, the DNA window AATTCGTTTACGGAGAAGCGATGTTTCAGCACAATCCGAAAGATCCTGAGTTTCACATGGCCTTCCCGCCGCCGGCAAGTCAGCCGCCAATCCAGAAACTGAAGCGCAAGCCGGATTTCTGGTATTTCTGGAGGGAGTTCGAGACATGCCGCCGCATCTACGGATTGCGGCGCTCGGCGATGTCATCCGTTCTGGGCGATGGCGCGCTGCGGCTGGCCGCGACCAGTGCGATGCGCCTGGATAACATTGTTTTCAAAAGGAAACTGGCGGATTCGCCTGTCAGGAAACCATTGTTCATCATTGGGCATCCGCGCAGCGGCACGACGTTCTTCCACAACCTGCTTGTCGGGACGGACGAAATGGTCGGCTTCAAGACCTGGCAGCTGTTCTGGCCCGCGCTCGTGGGCCGCCGTCTGATCCGCCGGGTGGTCCGGGCGCGCAAGCGGTTCGGCACGACCGAGATCCTGCCGGGTGCAACCGGCCACCAGATGGACCTGGACACGTTCGAAGAGGAGGAATTCCTCTTCTGGTTGCGTTACGCGACGCCGCTGAACACGACCAGCCTGCTGGGAATGGACGATGTCGAATATCCCGAGATCGAAAACCCGGATCAGCTGCACGAGGCCGATCACCGGAACCTTCTGGATTACCTCGACGGCTGTTTTCGCCGCCAGATCTGTGACAGCGGCAAAAGCCAGGTGGTCGCGCAGATGCATTTTTCGACCATGCGGCTGAGGTCGCTGCTGTCCTATTACCCCGATGCACGCTTCATCTACCTGGTGCGGGATCCGCTGCGGACGGTGCCGTCCTACATGACGCTGATGCTGAACGCGCTGGACAACCGGCGCGGGCTGGATGTGGTCAGTACGGAGGACATCGATCGGCTGAAGGCGCGACGCTACAAGCGGACGCTGGGGCTTTATCGCTATTTCCACGATCTCGATGTCGCCGGAGTCCTGCCGTGGGACCGGGTGATGGTGCTGCGCTACGACGATCTGGTCGGTGATGTGCGGGCGACCATGGATCGGGTCCGTGAATTTTCCGGTATCGAATTCAGCCCCGAGCTGGAAGCGCATATCGACGATGCCGCAAGCAGCCAAAGCAGCTACAGGCGCAGCCACAAGGTCATGGACCTGGAACAGCTCGGCATCTCGAAATCGCGGATACTGCGCGATTTCTCCTTTGTTTATGACCGATACGGCATAAAACCCGCAGCCTGACATCCCATGAGATTGTGCTTTGACCGACCGGCGGGCAGCCAGCCCACGGCCGAGCGATCTGCACAATTTTGACGCCACCGAAGGATGAAACAGGCCCGTCGGTCTTATTTTATTTGAAAATACAAATTTTGATGATGAGAGTAGAAACCGTTGAATGTCGGCGGCGTCGCCCTGTGGCGCGACCGGCAGACCGAAGCCCTGGCAGCTGCTGCCGACCAACAGGAGACCACTCAATGCTTTTCAGACGAGAGGCCTTGGCCATCGTTTCGGGCACCCTTGTCGCCTTCGGGGCGACCGTGATGCCCGTCGCCTCGACCGCCCAGACCACCTTGCGGGTGGCCATGACCGCCGCCGACATTCCGGATTACACCGGAGCGCCGGACCAGGGCTACGAGGGCTATCGCTTCCTCGGCTACACGCTCTATGACACGCTGGCGCTGTGGGATCTGTCCAGTTCGGACAAACCGTCCGACATCTATCCGGGCCTGGCCACCGGGTGGAAGATCGACCCCGAGGACAACACCAAGTGGACCTTCACCTTGCGCGAAGGCGTCAAGTTCCACGACGGCTGCGACTGGAACGCCGATGCGTTCATGTGGAACGTCGCCCGGGTCAAGGACGAAACCTCGCCCCAGTACAACGCGCGCCACGCGGGTATGCAGCGGTCCGGCGTCGTCAACGTGGAAAGTGTCGAGAAGGTGGACGATTACACCGTCACCATCCACACGCCCGGCCCGGCGTCGATGCTGCCCTACGAACTGTCAGTCTTCTTCCAGATCTCGCCCTGCAAGGTGGAATCCGTCGGTTACGATTACGAGAAATACCGCGAAGATCCGTCCGGCACCGGCCCCTACAAGTTCGAAAGCGTCGTGCCGCATGAACGCATCACGCTGGCCAAGAACGAAAACTACTGGAACCCCGACCGCATTCCCCAGCAGGACTTTGTCGAACTGATCCCGATGCCCGAGGCGTCGACCCGCGCCGCCGCGCTGCTGTCCGGCCAGGTTGATTTCATCGAGGCGCCGTCGCCCGACACGATCCCGCGCCTGAAAGGGTCGGGGATGCAGATCGTCACCGTGCCGTACCCGCACAACTGGGACTACATGCTGAACGAATCCATGCCGCCGTTCGACAACAAGCTGGTGCGCCAGGCCGCCAATTACGCGGTGAACCGGGACGAGATCGTCGAGATGCTACAGGGCGTCGCCGCCCCCGCCTATCAGTCGCTGATCGAAAGCCAGCCGTGGTACGGTGATCCGGTGGTCTACAACTACGATCCCGACAAGGCCAGGTCGCTGCTGGACGAAGCCGGCTGCGACCCCTGCAAGATCAAGGTGGGCATCTCGACGTCTGGCTC includes these proteins:
- a CDS encoding Sulfotransferase domain protein — its product is MFQHNPKDPEFHMAFPPPASQPPIQKLKRKPDFWYFWREFETCRRIYGLRRSAMSSVLGDGALRLAATSAMRLDNIVFKRKLADSPVRKPLFIIGHPRSGTTFFHNLLVGTDEMVGFKTWQLFWPALVGRRLIRRVVRARKRFGTTEILPGATGHQMDLDTFEEEEFLFWLRYATPLNTTSLLGMDDVEYPEIENPDQLHEADHRNLLDYLDGCFRRQICDSGKSQVVAQMHFSTMRLRSLLSYYPDARFIYLVRDPLRTVPSYMTLMLNALDNRRGLDVVSTEDIDRLKARRYKRTLGLYRYFHDLDVAGVLPWDRVMVLRYDDLVGDVRATMDRVREFSGIEFSPELEAHIDDAASSQSSYRRSHKVMDLEQLGISKSRILRDFSFVYDRYGIKPAA
- the hbpA_2 gene encoding Hemin-binding lipoprotein — translated: MLFRREALAIVSGTLVAFGATVMPVASTAQTTLRVAMTAADIPDYTGAPDQGYEGYRFLGYTLYDTLALWDLSSSDKPSDIYPGLATGWKIDPEDNTKWTFTLREGVKFHDGCDWNADAFMWNVARVKDETSPQYNARHAGMQRSGVVNVESVEKVDDYTVTIHTPGPASMLPYELSVFFQISPCKVESVGYDYEKYREDPSGTGPYKFESVVPHERITLAKNENYWNPDRIPQQDFVELIPMPEASTRAAALLSGQVDFIEAPSPDTIPRLKGSGMQIVTVPYPHNWDYMLNESMPPFDNKLVRQAANYAVNRDEIVEMLQGVAAPAYQSLIESQPWYGDPVVYNYDPDKARSLLDEAGCDPCKIKVGISTSGSGQMQPLPMNELVKEQMEASGFEVELVPMDWNALIGVFYGGGADSEFNAINFSMAPLDPVQGIMKRWMTKYQSPNCCNWGMHSNAEIDALGEEALATFDVEKQNELFTRMNEISVEEAQELYIVHDLNPRALAPYVKGFVQAQNWFQDLTPITIEK